The following proteins come from a genomic window of Lolium rigidum isolate FL_2022 chromosome 5, APGP_CSIRO_Lrig_0.1, whole genome shotgun sequence:
- the LOC124654187 gene encoding uncharacterized protein LOC124654187, protein MKALGWNCQGMGKSLDSEKMCHFARMIHSTKAQVIFVSEIKSSKVNAADLVTRFSMADSIVVPSRRRSGGLWLMWNDDLQVSVHTASFHIILARVVHSISNLKFGLVCIYGDPYHRQTNQIWDQVASFVYDNCSLPILCIGDMNELLYDMDKNSPNVNRARMNVFRSLVKQCGFFDLGFSGPAYTWTNKRFSSNPVFERLDRCLVNAEWCDAYPISNVYNMPIIHSLSDHAAILLSTDGPVRKIKRSFKFENWWLKEQDFQSHAQAVWSTSSKRSFYSRTNHLAGALRIWCRKKKPLQQELNALEEKIKQVQMQPAHLQDHNLETQLVNSYHRTARTTLTPYRKSKNFWKRSMT, encoded by the exons ATGAAGGCCCTAGGATGGAACTGCCAAGGCATGGGCAAGAGCCTTGACAGTGAGAAAATGTGCCATTTTGCCAGGATGATACACTCCACAAAAGCTCAGGTAATTTTTGTCTCTGAAATCAAATCCTCCAAAGTTAATGCTGCCGATCTCGTCACCCGGTTTAGTATGGCTGATAGTATTGTAGTTCCCTCTCGACGGCGTTCCGGTGGTCTTTGGCTTATGTGGAATGATGATCTCCAAGTTTCTGTACATACTGCTAGTTTCCATATCATCCTAGCTAGGGTTGTTCATAGTATTTCTAATCTTAAGTTTGGTCTTGTTTGTATTTATGGTGATCCTTACCACCGTCAAACTAATCAAATCTGGGACCAGGTGGCTTCTTTTGTGTATGATAATTGTAGTTTACCTATTTTATGTATCGGGGATATGAATGAACTTTTGTACGATATGGACAAAAATTCCCCAAATGTTAATCGCGCTCGGATGAATGTGTTCCGCTCGTTGGTTAAACAATGTGGGTTTTTTGATCTTGGTTTTAGTGGTCCGGCGTACACTTGGACAAATAAACGCTTCTCCTCGAACCCTGTTTTCGAACGACTAGATAGGTGTTTAGTCAATGCGGAATGGTGTGATGCCTATCCCATTTCCAATGTTTACAACATGCCTATCATTCATAGCCTTAGTGATCATGCTGCTATTTTATTATCCACCGATGGTCCGGTCCGCAAAATAAAGCgctctttcaaatttgaaaattggtggCTCAAAGAGCAAGACTTCCAATCTCATGCTCAGGCTGTTTGGTCCACTAGTTCGAAACGTTCTTTCTATTCCAGAACTAACCACCTTGCAGGAGCTCTAAGAATTTGGTGTAGGAAAAAGAAACCCTTGCAGCAAGAACTCAATGCACTCGAAGAGAAGATTAAACAAGTACAAATGCAACCAGCGCACCTTCAGGATCATAACCTTGAAACTCAGTTGGTCAACAG CTACCATCGCACAGCCAGGACTACACTTACACCATACCGGAAAAGCAAGAACTTTTGGAAACGCTCAATGACATGA
- the LOC124654995 gene encoding uncharacterized protein LOC124654995 isoform X1: protein MQIDATEDAYCGADLASLSFIKHGKDLRAFDSAEQDMEYGIGDGGQEETQTHEGSNEEVDLDEEQHRYEGMLDETREGFMIKNDKVKRQRKHVNPINPYANADLLEKPSEYVVAKKRVHAREPLVNPLMKDKNTGGVGGEGAKRRRGRAPQARNRCIPGKADKKAGSNHVDMTRAEISS, encoded by the exons ATGCAAATCGACGCTACAGAAGATGCTTATTGCGGTGCtga cttagctTCTCTTAGTTTTATCAAG CATGGGAAGGACCTTCGAGCTTTTGATTCAGCAGAGCaagatatggaatatggtattGGAGACGGTGGGCAGGAGGAAACTCAAACTCACGAGGGCTCTAATGAGGAAGTGGATTTGGATGAAGAACAACATAG GTACGAGGGGATGCTGGATGAAACTCGTGAGGGTTTCATGATTAAAAACGACAAAGTAAAACGGCAACGCAAACATGTGAATCCAATCAATCCCTATGCTAATGCAGATTTGTTAGAG AAGCCCAGTGAGTATGTCGTTGCCAAGAAGAGGGTCCATGCCAGGGAGCCATTGGTGAATCCACTGATGAAGGACAAGAATACCGGTGGGGTTGGTGGAGAAGGGGCCAAACGCCGAAGGGGAAGGGCGCCACAGGCCAGAAACAGGTGTATTCCAGGAAAAGCTGACAAGAAGGCTGGATCCAATCATGTCGACATGACTCGTGCTGAAATTTCGAGCTAG
- the LOC124654995 gene encoding uncharacterized protein LOC124654995 isoform X2, whose amino-acid sequence MQIDATEDAYCGADLASLSFIKHGKDLRAFDSAEQDMEYGIGDGGQEETQTHEGSNEEVDLDEEQHRYEGMLDETREGFMIKNDKVKRQRKHVNPINPYANADLLEPSEYVVAKKRVHAREPLVNPLMKDKNTGGVGGEGAKRRRGRAPQARNRCIPGKADKKAGSNHVDMTRAEISS is encoded by the exons ATGCAAATCGACGCTACAGAAGATGCTTATTGCGGTGCtga cttagctTCTCTTAGTTTTATCAAG CATGGGAAGGACCTTCGAGCTTTTGATTCAGCAGAGCaagatatggaatatggtattGGAGACGGTGGGCAGGAGGAAACTCAAACTCACGAGGGCTCTAATGAGGAAGTGGATTTGGATGAAGAACAACATAG GTACGAGGGGATGCTGGATGAAACTCGTGAGGGTTTCATGATTAAAAACGACAAAGTAAAACGGCAACGCAAACATGTGAATCCAATCAATCCCTATGCTAATGCAGATTTGTTAGAG CCCAGTGAGTATGTCGTTGCCAAGAAGAGGGTCCATGCCAGGGAGCCATTGGTGAATCCACTGATGAAGGACAAGAATACCGGTGGGGTTGGTGGAGAAGGGGCCAAACGCCGAAGGGGAAGGGCGCCACAGGCCAGAAACAGGTGTATTCCAGGAAAAGCTGACAAGAAGGCTGGATCCAATCATGTCGACATGACTCGTGCTGAAATTTCGAGCTAG
- the LOC124654994 gene encoding pre-rRNA 2'-O-ribose RNA methyltransferase FTSJ3-like, whose amino-acid sequence MSKATGKLRQDKFYRLAKEQGYRSRAAMKLLQLDRSFSFLPTARAVLDLGAAPGGWVQVAVTDATAGALVVGVDLKPIWPIRGARLLREDITATARCSAAVRRLMDSKGVTAFDVVLHDGIGRNNKRKRDGAHKTTRQSALVIDAVRLATMFLAPKGTFITKFIGPHDFTAIMFCLNQLFEKVQVAKLEASRSMLPEHYFVCLEYKAPAKIQLVLFDLNHMLNASLKNKPRDEVRNSMETKSRGITMHGSFPSWKAWNAGRALDFIWSEAQTMQELLVSFMGVSFEDPESLPIKNHELTTEEIQMFCENLDIQDKKNLKSYLGMAHAHKESTVFMFTSDTKA is encoded by the exons ATGTCTAAGGCGACGGGAAAGCTTCGGCAGGACAAGTTCTACCGCCTCGCCAAGGAGCAAGGTTACCGTAGTCGCGCGGCCATGAAGCTGCTCCAGCTCGACAGAAGCTTCAGCTTCCTCCCGACGGCGCGCGCCGTGCTTGACCTTGGGGCCGCGCCTGGAGGGTGGGTCCAGGTGGCCGTGACCGACGCCACCGCCGGGgccctcgtcgtcggcgtcgaccTCAAGCCCATCTGGCCCATCCGTGGCGCGCGCCTCCTCAGGGAGgacatcaccgccaccgccaggtgcagcgcagccgTGCGGAGGCTCATGGACTCCAAGGGCGTTACCGCGTTCGACGTCGTTCTCCACGATGGGATAGGACGAAATAACAAGAGAAAGCGCGATGGGGCTCACAAGACAACCAGGCAGTCAGCGCTCGTCATCGATGCCGTACGCCTAGCAACCATGTTCCTCGCTcccaaaggcaccttcatcaccaAG TTCATTGGGCCTCATGATTTCACAGCTATCATGTTCTGTCTCAATCAG CTATTTGAGAAGGTCCAGGTGGCTAAACTTGAGGCAAGTCGGTCCATGTTGCCTGAACATTATTTTGTCTGTCTGGAATATAAAGCCCCCGCAAAGATTCAACTAGTACTTTTTGATCTAAATCACATGTTAAATGCGAGTCTAAAAAACAAG CCCAGGGATGAAGTTCGTAATTCTATGGAGACCAAATCGAGGGG GATCACTATGCATGGAAGCTTTCCATCCTGGAAAGCTTGGAACGCTGGTCGAGCTTTAGATTTCATATGGTCTGAGGCCCAGACAATGCAGGAGTTACTTGTTTCTTTTATGGGAGTTTCATTTGAGGATCCAGAATCTCTGCCTATCAAGAATCATGAGCTTACAACTGAAGAG ATACAGATGTTCTGTGAGAATTTGGATATCCAGGATAAAAAAAACCTTAAATCATATCTGGGA ATGGCGCATGCGCATAAGGAAAGCACTGTCTTCATGTTCACCAGTGATACCAAAGCCTGA